From Kiritimatiellales bacterium, one genomic window encodes:
- a CDS encoding prepilin-type N-terminal cleavage/methylation domain-containing protein, translating to MKKNRQSKGGTRPQGAFKRARRSGSAAGFTLLEIMMSMVILVIAVTIAWQIFATTLRAWTSGREALDKMHYGDFVMDRLASALRSMAFFDTAPEKYGFRMERNSSGLGEHTISWVTGSAAFIPEGEVYGYGLHRIEIGGGRDPDSGADGMLVTVWPYLANEDEVEKQSWFISDTMKGLRCVVYDNTSEEDEGWTDNWEKTNAIPSLVEITLYADPPDRYSRPVQYKRMIEIPLGPIVTNKINAPR from the coding sequence ATGAAAAAAAATCGTCAATCAAAAGGTGGAACGCGACCTCAGGGCGCGTTTAAGCGTGCTCGGAGATCAGGTTCCGCCGCTGGATTTACGTTGCTTGAGATTATGATGTCGATGGTGATCCTGGTGATTGCAGTGACCATTGCCTGGCAGATTTTTGCAACGACGCTGCGGGCGTGGACGAGCGGACGGGAAGCGCTGGACAAAATGCATTACGGTGATTTTGTGATGGACCGGCTTGCGTCGGCACTGCGGTCGATGGCATTTTTTGACACTGCGCCGGAAAAATACGGTTTCCGGATGGAGCGTAATTCATCGGGACTCGGCGAACACACTATCAGCTGGGTGACGGGTTCTGCAGCATTTATTCCGGAGGGCGAAGTGTACGGCTATGGCCTGCACCGCATTGAAATCGGCGGCGGACGCGATCCGGATTCCGGCGCGGACGGCATGCTGGTCACGGTCTGGCCGTATCTCGCTAACGAAGATGAAGTTGAAAAACAAAGCTGGTTTATCAGTGACACCATGAAGGGTCTGCGCTGCGTAGTGTACGATAATACAAGCGAAGAGGATGAGGGCTGGACAGATAACTGGGAAAAAACGAATGCGATTCCAAGTCTGGTGGAGATCACACTCTACGCCGATCCGCCGGACCGTTACAGCCGCCCTGTTCAATATAAACGGATGATTGAAATTCCGCTCGGTCCGATTGTGACGAACAAAATTAATGCACCGCGCTGA
- a CDS encoding prepilin-type N-terminal cleavage/methylation domain-containing protein yields the protein MKTFDLRPSDSRHGFTLIEIILVVVVIGLAAGVAIPSFRGGLSSLQMRDAERTTIRLARYARSMSILKQSECVLEFTESRISMKCAGGTNENSAGETLTRKLPEHVTIELFQNTAQSTATSRRRRHDEDKRVRFYPSGMNDGFKIIYSAGGGQRSEIICNPVTAKTTVRN from the coding sequence ATGAAGACCTTCGACCTTCGACCTTCAGATTCTCGCCATGGTTTCACTCTAATCGAAATCATCCTGGTTGTCGTTGTCATTGGACTGGCCGCCGGAGTTGCGATTCCGTCGTTTCGCGGCGGACTGAGTTCCTTACAGATGCGCGATGCGGAACGGACGACGATCCGGCTGGCGCGTTATGCGCGCAGCATGTCGATTTTAAAACAGTCGGAATGCGTACTGGAGTTCACTGAAAGCCGGATCAGCATGAAGTGTGCCGGCGGCACAAACGAAAACAGTGCCGGCGAAACACTGACGCGCAAACTGCCGGAACATGTAACCATTGAATTATTCCAGAATACCGCACAATCCACAGCGACCTCGCGCCGGCGCCGGCATGACGAGGATAAGCGTGTGCGGTTTTATCCGTCCGGCATGAACGACGGATTCAAAATTATCTATTCCGCCGGCGGCGGCCAGCGTTCCGAAATTATCTGTAATCCCGTCACCGCCAAAACCACGGTAAGAAATTAA
- a CDS encoding type II secretion system protein GspG: MKRSKRRLAKNSGFTLIEILLVVVIIGIIASIAIPNIAGKLDTALETKAAAGLKTVQNGINEYYMMNFKYPSSLDELTKSQDGKPAILTPSALNDPWGSKYQYSTPGSHNMGFDLSTKSPKGKEFNNWD, encoded by the coding sequence ATGAAAAGAAGTAAACGCAGACTCGCCAAAAACAGCGGATTCACACTCATTGAAATCCTGCTCGTTGTCGTCATCATCGGCATCATTGCATCCATCGCTATTCCGAACATCGCCGGCAAACTGGATACGGCACTTGAAACCAAGGCTGCTGCCGGATTGAAAACGGTGCAGAACGGAATTAACGAGTATTATATGATGAACTTTAAATATCCGTCGTCGCTCGATGAGCTGACGAAATCCCAAGATGGCAAACCGGCAATCCTCACGCCAAGCGCACTCAACGACCCGTGGGGCAGCAAATATCAGTACAGCACGCCCGGCTCGCACAACATGGGTTTCGACCTTTCAACGAAATCGCCAAAGGGCAAAGAGTTTAATAACTGGGATTAA
- a CDS encoding type II secretion system F family protein produces the protein MDIFLIPERKYKLFFMPAFNYIAKDAAGRRIDGTLEAADRQNAIRMIQQTGCTPLSITPASGTAKKATPAPGKKRFRLERRSRTKMKLRETLYFTREVADLLSSGMTLGRALHTMARRHSDNARTAIVSRLRDEVIQGTSFSDALKIYPETFPPLYISMVRAGEASGALADSLESLVTHYERMLSARSKVINAMIYPMIVMTIGIGAVIGLMVIVVPVFTGIFEELGGTLPASTRLMIAISDVLIKYGLVILGAFILAGISFNRWLKTAAGKHKWHGWQLKIPVMKQIIRANAFAQFARTLETLIKNGVPILRALAIVQDTVGNVVLSNEIATARTRVTDGSSISGPLAASRVFPELLTDMLAVGEETGDLAGALHNIARRYDEELEQSIKVLTTVLEPLLILGVAIMVGFVAVSLLSAVFNLTGGLGA, from the coding sequence ATGGATATTTTTCTCATACCTGAAAGAAAATACAAACTCTTTTTTATGCCCGCCTTTAACTATATTGCAAAAGACGCCGCCGGCAGGCGGATCGACGGAACGCTGGAAGCCGCTGACCGCCAGAACGCCATACGCATGATTCAGCAGACCGGCTGTACACCGCTTTCCATTACACCGGCGTCCGGTACCGCTAAAAAAGCAACCCCGGCGCCGGGGAAAAAACGGTTCAGGCTTGAGCGGCGCAGCCGCACAAAAATGAAGCTGCGGGAAACGCTCTACTTCACCAGGGAGGTCGCTGACCTGCTTTCATCCGGTATGACGCTTGGCCGCGCACTGCACACGATGGCAAGACGGCACAGCGATAACGCCCGCACCGCGATCGTCAGCCGTCTGCGCGATGAGGTCATTCAAGGAACGTCGTTTTCCGACGCTTTGAAAATTTATCCCGAAACCTTTCCGCCGCTTTACATCAGTATGGTGCGCGCCGGCGAAGCATCCGGCGCACTCGCCGATTCGCTCGAAAGTCTGGTGACTCATTACGAGCGTATGCTGTCGGCGCGCAGCAAAGTAATTAACGCGATGATTTATCCCATGATCGTAATGACCATCGGCATCGGCGCGGTGATCGGACTGATGGTCATCGTGGTTCCGGTCTTCACCGGAATTTTTGAAGAGCTCGGCGGAACGCTGCCGGCATCCACACGCCTGATGATTGCGATCAGTGATGTGCTGATTAAATACGGACTCGTCATTCTCGGCGCATTCATCCTTGCCGGAATTTCATTCAACCGCTGGTTGAAAACCGCCGCCGGCAAACACAAGTGGCACGGCTGGCAGTTGAAAATACCGGTGATGAAACAGATTATCCGCGCCAACGCCTTCGCGCAGTTTGCACGCACGCTCGAAACATTAATTAAAAACGGTGTGCCGATTCTGCGTGCGCTGGCCATTGTACAGGACACCGTCGGCAATGTGGTGCTTTCCAATGAGATTGCCACGGCGCGCACACGCGTGACAGACGGTTCGAGTATTTCCGGTCCGCTCGCCGCCAGTCGAGTATTTCCGGAACTGTTAACGGACATGCTCGCCGTCGGCGAAGAAACCGGCGACCTCGCCGGCGCACTGCATAATATTGCGCGCCGGTACGATGAAGAGCTTGAGCAGAGCATAAAAGTGCTGACAACGGTGCTGGAGCCGCTGTTAATTTTAGGTGTCGCAATTATGGTTGGATTCGTTGCGGTCAGTTTATTATCCGCAGTGTTTAATCTGACCGGAGGTCTTGGAGCATAA
- a CDS encoding ferritin family protein yields the protein MPDFGNPFAGLANDRKLTDAELIRAIRFMISAEYEAIQLYMQLVDCTDNELAKKVLIDIADEERVHAGEFLRLLQELAPDEMEFYREGAEEVETEFLGKTAGRNSETGGSLGIGSLK from the coding sequence ATGCCTGATTTTGGAAATCCTTTTGCCGGTCTGGCCAATGACCGTAAACTGACGGACGCTGAACTGATTCGCGCCATCCGTTTTATGATCTCTGCTGAATATGAAGCCATTCAACTTTATATGCAGCTTGTTGATTGCACCGACAATGAGCTGGCAAAAAAAGTGCTCATCGATATCGCCGACGAAGAACGCGTGCACGCCGGAGAATTTCTCCGTCTGCTGCAGGAGCTTGCGCCGGATGAAATGGAGTTTTACAGAGAAGGCGCCGAAGAAGTTGAAACCGAGTTCCTCGGCAAAACCGCCGGCCGGAATTCTGAAACCGGCGGTTCACTCGGAATCGGAAGTTTAAAATAG
- a CDS encoding family 1 encapsulin nanocompartment shell protein translates to MDMLKRNLAPITDAAWAEIEAEARRQLTPRLSARRFADVDGPFGWEFAAVSTGRLKTSKQKNVITGIHQVLPLIELRVPFTVSQDEMDAIGRGVKDIDFGTLRDAAIAYADYEEKSVFFGNKAAGITGIYEVIEGAPVPLKLEAANVLEAVTEAKLRLILAGVEGEANLVVSDRVWKYLARRTCGTSLENMLEKEIGGKVIRSEQCKGALLVSARGGDIELTIGQDISIGYAGTGEKGIELCFAGSFTSRVLSPEAFVALEIK, encoded by the coding sequence ATGGACATGTTGAAAAGAAATCTTGCTCCGATTACCGATGCCGCCTGGGCGGAAATTGAAGCCGAAGCCCGCCGGCAGTTGACGCCGCGTCTTTCGGCGCGCCGGTTTGCCGATGTCGATGGACCGTTCGGCTGGGAATTCGCCGCCGTATCCACCGGACGGCTGAAAACATCCAAACAGAAAAATGTTATCACCGGAATTCATCAGGTTCTGCCGTTGATTGAACTGCGCGTGCCGTTCACCGTCAGTCAGGACGAAATGGATGCCATCGGGCGCGGCGTAAAAGATATTGATTTCGGCACATTGCGGGACGCAGCGATCGCCTATGCCGATTATGAAGAAAAATCTGTATTCTTCGGCAACAAAGCCGCCGGCATTACCGGAATTTATGAAGTCATTGAAGGCGCACCGGTGCCGCTTAAACTCGAAGCCGCAAATGTGCTTGAAGCCGTTACCGAAGCTAAACTCCGGCTGATTCTCGCCGGTGTTGAAGGCGAAGCCAACCTGGTTGTCAGCGATCGCGTCTGGAAATATCTTGCGCGCCGCACCTGCGGTACATCTCTTGAAAATATGCTGGAAAAAGAGATCGGCGGCAAAGTCATCCGCTCTGAACAGTGTAAAGGCGCGCTGCTGGTCTCCGCGCGCGGCGGTGATATTGAGCTGACCATCGGACAGGATATCTCTATCGGTTACGCCGGAACAGGTGAAAAGGGCATCGAGCTCTGCTTCGCCGGCAGCTTTACCTCCCGCGTTCTTTCGCCGGAAGCGTTTGTCGCGCTGGAAATAAAATAA
- a CDS encoding RsmB/NOP family class I SAM-dependent RNA methyltransferase — protein MEYAKQTNEKIYLRQAEILHGLLETLVPQVIEQQKPADRVLAAFFKRRRELGSRDRRFLSECFFSYFRWLGWTNKMDTISNPVEKAALSRMLDGAEIHPALVPFVKVDATETSRLHYSDLFPAGFEKHISIPAGREHDFYESLQRRPPVWLRLRSEKFEAVLSAAGIQFRQHPVLHNAIALDAGVSLAALGAGGQYSVQDINSQAVVEIAAPESGSDWWDACAGTGGKSLQLADKIGGAGKVLSTDVRQSALQECKKRARAAGIKNIRTQLHNLAGERGGHSCLIKNGRQECLPHLFDGVLVDAPCSGWGTWNRNPDARWRSDLRDPAQKRNLQLRMLDRAAECVKPGGVLVFAVCTFTVAETGEVVAGFLKDHPEFSLAPFINPLTGEQTNGTLQLWPYDGPGSGMFIAKFVKQETHS, from the coding sequence ATGGAATACGCGAAACAAACAAACGAAAAAATCTATCTTCGGCAAGCCGAAATTTTGCACGGACTGCTCGAAACACTCGTACCGCAGGTGATTGAACAGCAAAAGCCGGCCGACCGGGTACTCGCCGCGTTCTTTAAGCGCCGGCGCGAACTCGGCTCACGCGACCGCCGGTTTCTTTCGGAATGTTTTTTTTCATATTTCCGGTGGCTCGGCTGGACAAACAAAATGGATACAATTTCTAATCCCGTTGAAAAAGCGGCGCTCAGCCGTATGCTCGACGGCGCTGAAATTCATCCGGCACTTGTGCCGTTTGTAAAAGTAGACGCGACGGAGACATCGCGTCTGCATTATTCAGATCTGTTCCCCGCCGGATTTGAAAAACACATTTCAATTCCGGCAGGACGTGAACATGATTTTTACGAATCGCTGCAGCGCCGCCCCCCGGTCTGGCTGCGTTTGCGCTCCGAAAAATTCGAAGCGGTGCTTTCCGCCGCCGGAATACAATTCCGGCAGCATCCGGTGCTCCACAACGCCATTGCACTCGACGCCGGAGTTTCGCTGGCGGCACTCGGCGCCGGCGGACAATACAGTGTACAGGATATCAATTCGCAGGCAGTGGTCGAAATTGCGGCGCCGGAATCCGGATCTGACTGGTGGGACGCCTGTGCCGGTACCGGCGGGAAATCACTGCAGCTTGCCGATAAAATCGGCGGCGCCGGAAAAGTGTTATCAACCGACGTCCGCCAGTCCGCACTGCAAGAGTGTAAAAAACGCGCGCGCGCCGCCGGAATTAAAAATATTCGAACACAACTGCATAATCTTGCCGGAGAGAGGGGCGGGCATTCCTGCCTGATCAAAAACGGCAGACAGGAATGTCTGCCGCACCTGTTCGACGGCGTACTTGTTGACGCGCCGTGTTCGGGCTGGGGAACCTGGAACCGTAATCCCGATGCGCGCTGGCGTTCCGATCTGCGCGATCCGGCACAAAAACGTAATCTGCAGCTCCGCATGCTCGACCGTGCCGCAGAATGCGTAAAACCCGGCGGTGTTCTTGTTTTCGCTGTCTGCACATTCACCGTCGCAGAAACCGGCGAAGTCGTTGCCGGCTTTCTAAAAGATCATCCTGAGTTTTCACTTGCACCGTTTATCAATCCGCTCACCGGGGAACAAACTAACGGCACGCTCCAGCTCTGGCCGTACGACGGACCCGGCTCCGGCATGTTCATCGCAAAATTTGTAAAACAGGAAACGCACTCATAG
- a CDS encoding nucleoside-diphosphate kinase, which yields MAKELGFVMITPHSIRKSRTGGIIGRFSRIEGLDLVAARMFGPGHDLVNRFAEQLRTMKDIAPDRRDTLADYVLRAFAPDTESGRPRRVMLLLYEGENTIEKIYRAAGGLADAQESADTVRGTYGDFVRGPDGNLVYFEPAVLIAPTTNAAKQMLALWQEHAETDGGIINNAHSLANVDAQRTLVIIKPDNFRFPSSRPGNIIDLFSHSGLRIIGAQVHRMSMAEAKEFYGPVQSVLREKLCGHTTDKACLALEKEFGFVMPADVRNALSGTLGPYCGDYQFYEIMRFMTGKWLPDVPEDEMNSAGTVRCFILIYAGDNAVNKIRTILGPTDPRKAQPGSVRKEYGSDIMVNAAHASDSPENARREMGILKPERNGLKKWIDAYYV from the coding sequence ATGGCGAAGGAGCTTGGATTTGTGATGATCACACCGCATTCAATACGCAAGTCGCGTACCGGCGGAATTATCGGACGGTTCAGCCGCATTGAAGGCCTGGATCTGGTCGCTGCACGCATGTTCGGCCCGGGTCATGACCTTGTGAACCGTTTCGCCGAACAGCTCCGCACAATGAAAGATATTGCACCGGACCGGCGCGATACCCTGGCGGATTATGTACTGCGCGCATTTGCACCGGACACGGAATCGGGACGCCCGCGCCGCGTGATGCTGCTGTTGTATGAAGGGGAGAACACGATTGAAAAAATTTACCGCGCCGCCGGCGGTTTGGCCGATGCACAGGAATCTGCCGACACCGTGCGCGGGACATACGGTGATTTTGTTCGCGGTCCGGATGGAAATCTCGTTTATTTTGAACCGGCGGTTTTGATTGCGCCAACCACAAACGCTGCGAAACAGATGCTTGCTCTGTGGCAGGAACACGCCGAAACCGACGGCGGGATCATCAATAATGCACACAGTCTGGCAAATGTGGATGCCCAGCGCACGCTGGTGATTATTAAGCCGGACAATTTCCGTTTTCCGAGCTCGCGTCCGGGAAATATTATCGATCTGTTTTCGCACTCCGGCCTGCGCATTATCGGTGCGCAGGTGCACCGCATGAGCATGGCGGAAGCCAAAGAATTTTATGGTCCGGTGCAGAGCGTGCTGCGCGAGAAACTGTGCGGCCATACCACTGATAAAGCGTGCCTGGCACTTGAAAAAGAATTCGGTTTTGTGATGCCGGCAGACGTGCGCAACGCACTGTCCGGCACACTCGGCCCCTATTGCGGCGATTATCAGTTTTATGAAATTATGCGCTTCATGACCGGAAAATGGCTGCCGGATGTGCCGGAAGATGAGATGAATTCTGCCGGAACAGTACGCTGTTTTATTCTGATTTATGCCGGTGATAATGCAGTAAATAAAATCCGCACAATTCTCGGTCCGACCGATCCGCGCAAAGCGCAGCCCGGCTCCGTCCGCAAAGAATACGGCAGCGATATCATGGTCAACGCCGCGCATGCGTCCGATTCTCCGGAAAACGCCAGACGTGAAATGGGCATTTTAAAGCCGGAACGCAACGGCTTAAAAAAATGGATTGACGCCTACTATGTGTAG
- a CDS encoding amino acid aminotransferase yields the protein MWRDIEAASEDAILGLTEAFKKDSRAFKVNLGVGVYQDSAGRTPILSSVQSAEKIIFATEITKNYLPIAGAAEYDCAVQRLIFGAENSRAATVHTPGGTGALRLAAELLTRFTGKTIWVSTPTWANHHNVFQSAGLTVKEYPYYNPDTKALDENGFFAALEKISAGDSVLLHACCHNPTGVDLTPAQWDRVAGIAKANGWTPLIDFAYQGFGDGLEADRIGVEKLLAAGIELLVASSFSKNFGLYRDRVGALTAVATAPADAEIALSYMKAQARVLYSNPPAHGGMIVSTIMGSPEFTKLWRAELDGMRCRMAEARATLAAGLQERGVKMDCSFMTRQKGMFSFSGLNKKQVEFLREEKAIYIVGSGRINVAGLTPANISYVCDAVAEAFAM from the coding sequence ATGTGGAGAGATATAGAAGCTGCATCTGAAGATGCCATTCTCGGATTAACTGAAGCGTTTAAAAAAGATTCGCGCGCTTTCAAAGTTAATCTGGGCGTCGGCGTCTACCAGGATTCCGCCGGCCGCACGCCGATCCTGTCATCGGTTCAGTCCGCCGAAAAAATAATTTTCGCAACCGAAATTACTAAAAATTATCTACCAATCGCCGGCGCCGCCGAATATGACTGCGCAGTTCAGCGATTAATTTTCGGTGCAGAGAACAGCCGCGCGGCCACCGTACACACACCCGGCGGCACCGGCGCACTGCGGCTCGCAGCGGAACTGCTCACGCGGTTTACCGGAAAAACCATCTGGGTCAGCACTCCGACCTGGGCAAACCATCATAATGTTTTTCAGTCCGCCGGTCTGACAGTAAAAGAATATCCATATTACAACCCGGATACCAAAGCGCTGGATGAAAATGGGTTTTTTGCCGCACTCGAGAAAATATCTGCCGGAGATTCTGTTCTGCTGCACGCGTGCTGTCATAATCCGACCGGCGTTGATTTAACACCGGCACAGTGGGATCGCGTTGCCGGAATCGCAAAGGCAAACGGCTGGACGCCATTGATTGATTTTGCCTATCAGGGCTTTGGCGACGGACTGGAAGCCGACCGTATCGGTGTTGAAAAGCTGCTCGCTGCCGGCATTGAGCTGCTTGTTGCGAGTTCCTTTTCGAAAAACTTCGGGCTCTACCGCGACCGCGTCGGCGCATTGACCGCCGTTGCAACGGCGCCGGCGGACGCTGAAATTGCGTTAAGCTATATGAAAGCGCAGGCGCGCGTACTCTATTCCAATCCGCCGGCACACGGCGGCATGATTGTTTCCACGATCATGGGCAGCCCGGAATTTACAAAATTGTGGCGCGCCGAACTGGACGGTATGCGCTGCCGGATGGCGGAAGCCCGTGCAACGCTGGCCGCCGGACTGCAGGAGCGCGGTGTAAAAATGGACTGTTCGTTCATGACGCGCCAGAAAGGAATGTTTTCGTTCAGCGGATTGAATAAAAAGCAGGTCGAGTTTCTGCGCGAAGAAAAAGCAATTTACATTGTCGGTTCCGGTCGCATCAACGTCGCCGGCCTCACGCCGGCAAATATCAGTTATGTTTGCGACGCTGTTGCCGAAGCATTTGCGATGTAA
- a CDS encoding DEAD/DEAH box helicase: MSLLSKIGSFLKRNTTITPAEDTPRPVRKSGLKTGKVKSAKQTPQTWAPGKNKKPGAPVKRRPARKPWDPASFNVPPEEGRTRFQDLNLPNELLHAIADLGFKYCTPIQAEILPLTLAGKDMAGKAQTGTGKTAAFLLGIFTHFIKNPQGAPKPGTPRALILAPTRELATQIRDDALELSKYTPFKTVAIYGGIDYAKQRRLLEAPVDIIVATPGRLIDFSSQGALNLRGVEILVIDEADRMLDMGFIPDVRRIIYKTPAKEKRQTLLFSATLDDEVMRLASAWMVNPGKIEIEPDNTAAVTVDQRVYIVTDNQKFALLYNILKNEIVDNNSVLIFTNRRDQAEALSDQLYRYGFDCEMLTGAVAQNRRQYILSDFKEGKIKILVATDVAGRGIHVDALTHVINFNIPKQPDDYVHRIGRTGRAGKEGNSVTFACEMESFELPAIEELLGHHLSCIMPEPAQLELPEPVRGPRIRRSQKPQPGRRSGTRPPRRRH; the protein is encoded by the coding sequence ATGTCTCTACTCAGCAAAATCGGTTCTTTTTTAAAACGAAACACTACTATTACGCCGGCGGAGGATACACCGCGTCCGGTTCGTAAATCCGGTCTGAAAACCGGTAAAGTAAAATCGGCCAAACAAACCCCGCAAACCTGGGCGCCCGGCAAAAATAAAAAACCCGGGGCACCGGTCAAACGCAGACCGGCGCGCAAACCGTGGGATCCGGCATCGTTCAACGTACCGCCGGAAGAGGGCCGAACCCGGTTTCAGGATTTGAATCTGCCGAACGAACTTCTGCACGCGATTGCTGATCTGGGTTTTAAATACTGCACGCCGATTCAGGCGGAAATCCTGCCGCTTACACTCGCCGGTAAAGATATGGCCGGTAAAGCACAGACCGGCACCGGTAAAACCGCTGCATTTCTGCTCGGTATTTTCACGCATTTTATCAAAAATCCGCAGGGTGCACCAAAGCCCGGTACGCCGCGCGCACTCATTCTGGCTCCGACGCGCGAACTGGCTACACAAATTCGTGACGATGCACTGGAGCTGAGCAAATATACTCCGTTCAAAACCGTCGCCATCTACGGCGGCATTGATTATGCCAAACAGCGCCGGCTGCTTGAAGCGCCGGTCGATATCATCGTCGCCACACCGGGACGATTGATCGACTTTTCCAGTCAGGGCGCACTGAATCTGCGCGGCGTTGAAATTCTGGTTATTGACGAAGCCGACCGCATGCTCGATATGGGCTTCATTCCCGATGTGCGCCGGATTATTTATAAAACGCCGGCGAAAGAAAAACGGCAGACGCTGCTCTTCAGCGCCACGCTGGATGATGAGGTCATGCGGCTGGCATCTGCGTGGATGGTTAATCCCGGTAAAATTGAAATTGAGCCGGACAATACCGCCGCCGTTACCGTTGACCAACGCGTTTACATTGTCACCGATAATCAGAAATTCGCTTTGCTGTATAACATCCTTAAAAATGAGATCGTCGACAATAATTCCGTACTGATTTTTACCAACCGGCGCGATCAGGCCGAAGCGCTTTCCGATCAGCTGTACCGTTACGGCTTCGACTGCGAAATGCTTACCGGCGCCGTGGCGCAAAACCGGCGTCAGTATATCCTGTCCGATTTTAAAGAGGGGAAAATCAAAATTCTTGTCGCCACCGATGTTGCCGGTCGCGGGATTCATGTTGACGCCCTCACGCACGTTATCAACTTTAATATTCCAAAACAGCCCGACGATTATGTCCATCGTATCGGCCGTACCGGCCGCGCCGGTAAAGAAGGCAACTCTGTAACATTCGCCTGCGAGATGGAATCCTTCGAACTGCCGGCGATTGAAGAGCTTCTCGGACACCATCTTTCCTGTATCATGCCTGAGCCTGCTCAGCTTGAACTGCCCGAACCCGTGCGCGGCCCGCGCATCCGGCGTTCTCAAAAGCCGCAACCCGGACGCCGTTCCGGCACCCGTCCGCCCCGGCGGCGCCATTAA
- a CDS encoding 3-isopropylmalate dehydrogenase: MAKSYHIAVIGGDGTGPEVAREGVKVLQAAADKFGFKMNFEEFDYGGERYLRTGEVLPENAADELRKYDSIFLGAIGHPDVKPGILEKGILLKLRFELDQYINLRPVKLFPGVETPVKDKGPQDIDYVIVRENTGGIYTGIGGISQKGTPDEVAIQSMVYNRQQVERCIRYAFEYAKKNGKKSRGLSDVNTLGLVGKTNVLTYVFDLWERAFHEVGKADYADIRRDYYHVDATVMWMVKNPEWFDVLVTGNMFGDIITDLGAMTQGGMGIAAGGNINPEGVSMFEPIGGSAPKYTGQNVINPLAAICAGAMMLRELGENDAANAIEAQVADVTANKLKSLAAGRMGYSTSEVGDLIAGAL; encoded by the coding sequence ATGGCAAAGAGTTATCATATTGCAGTAATCGGCGGCGACGGCACCGGTCCGGAGGTGGCGCGCGAAGGTGTAAAAGTTTTGCAGGCCGCAGCGGATAAGTTCGGCTTCAAAATGAATTTTGAGGAGTTTGATTACGGCGGTGAACGATATCTGCGCACCGGTGAAGTACTGCCGGAAAATGCGGCGGATGAACTGCGTAAATACGATTCGATCTTTCTCGGTGCCATCGGCCATCCGGACGTCAAACCGGGTATTCTTGAAAAAGGCATTCTGCTGAAACTCCGCTTTGAGCTCGACCAGTACATTAATCTGCGCCCGGTCAAGCTGTTTCCCGGCGTTGAAACACCGGTTAAAGACAAAGGCCCGCAGGATATCGACTATGTGATCGTGCGCGAAAACACCGGCGGCATTTATACCGGCATCGGCGGTATTTCTCAAAAAGGCACGCCGGACGAGGTTGCCATTCAGTCGATGGTCTACAACCGTCAGCAGGTTGAGCGCTGCATCCGTTACGCGTTCGAGTATGCGAAGAAAAACGGTAAAAAATCGCGTGGGCTGTCAGATGTTAATACGCTCGGCCTCGTCGGCAAAACCAACGTGCTGACGTATGTGTTTGATTTGTGGGAGCGCGCATTCCACGAAGTCGGTAAAGCCGATTACGCCGATATTCGACGCGACTATTATCACGTCGATGCCACCGTCATGTGGATGGTGAAAAATCCAGAATGGTTTGACGTGCTCGTTACCGGCAATATGTTCGGCGACATCATCACCGACCTCGGCGCCATGACGCAGGGCGGCATGGGAATTGCCGCCGGCGGAAATATTAATCCGGAAGGCGTCAGTATGTTTGAGCCGATCGGCGGTTCCGCGCCGAAATACACCGGACAGAACGTCATCAATCCGCTCGCTGCAATTTGCGCCGGTGCAATGATGCTGCGCGAACTCGGCGAAAACGACGCCGCGAACGCGATTGAAGCTCAGGTCGCCGACGTGACAGCGAACAAACTGAAAAGTCTCGCCGCCGGACGGATGGGCTATTCAACCTCCGAAGTCGGTGACCTCATCGCCGGCGCTTTGTAA